GTATGCTATGATAATTCTGCCTGATAAAATGCTTCCACACGTCTTTTGTTGTACTATTCAGTTTCCATGCCCCAGATGAATCACAGATAATTTTCAGAGGTGACCAATGACTGGAAAAAAACAGGCCGGCAACAAAACAGAGAACGGCCCTGATGATTACTGGGACATAAAGACCGACCTGAAAAATAAAAAGACGAAGCTTTTTAATCAGGTAATTTTCCGTGACTGGTGCAAAGCCTGCGGCATCTGTATCGCTTTCTGCCCCAAAGAGGTTTTCGTTCGCGACAATGAAGGAAAACCTGTGGCCCAAAAACCTGCTGATTGTATAGGATGTCTTTTCTGCGAACTCCATTGTCCTGATTTCGCCATTACCATCCATGAACGCTATCCGGACCGCAGGAGGAAAAACAATGGCGAAAAATAAATCCCCTGAAAAAGTCCTTCTTCAGGGAAATGAGGCGATTGTCGAAGGCGCCCTTGCCGCCGGCTGTCGGTTCTTTGCCGGATACCCCATAACCCCGGCCTCGGAAATCAGTGAACTGATGTCCGTCCGCCTTCCTCAACTGGATGGCACCTTCATCCAGATGGAGGATGAAATTGCCAGTATGGGCGCGATAATCGGCGCTTCCCTTGCCGGTGTAAAAAGCATGACCGCAACCAGCGGCCCGGGATTCTCCCTGATGCAGGAAAACTTAGGCTTTGCCTGCATCACCGAAACCCCGTGCGTCATTGTAAATGTCATGCGCGGCGGCCCCAGCACCGGACTGGCAACCAATCCCTCCCAGGGCGATGTCATGCAGGCCCGCTGGGGAACCCACGGCGACCACCCGATTATCGTGCTTGCGGTCTCCTCGGTGAGAGATTGTTTTGATCTAACCGTCATCGCCTTTAATCTTTCTGAAAAATACCGGGTACCGGTGATTATTCTTTCCGACGAAATCGTTGCCCACACCCGGGAGATCCTCAATATTCCAGCAGCAAACACCATCGCGGTGGTGGACCGCATTCATCCAAACACTCCTCCTGAGTGGTTCATCCCCTATGAAGATAACAGTCGAGGCGTGCCGCCCATGGCCTCCATGGGAGACGGTTACCGGCATCATATCACCGGACTGATCCATGATCCGAAAGGGTTTCCCACTCAGAACCCCAAGGAAATTGAAGCCTTTTTAAAACGGCTGTTTCGGAAAATCACCACTGGCTTTTATGAAATCCAGATCACCAAATCAATTTTAATGGAAGATGCGGAGATCGCGGTTATCGCCTATGGTTCGGTTACCAGATCGGCGCACCGGGCGGTGGTTAAGGCCCGTGAACATAATATCAAGGCCGGACTTATCCAACTGGTCACCCTGTTTCCGTTTCCGAAAAATGCGGTTGACATCATCCTCCGCCAATGCCGGGCCGCCCTGGTGCCTGAGATGAATGTCGGCCAGATCAGCCGGGAAGTGAAAAGGGTAAACTCCCATGGTTGTCATATTGTGAAGTTAAACCGCATTGACGGCCAGACCATTACCCCGGATGAAATTTATGCCAAACTCAAAGATATGTAAAAGGTGCCTGAGATGCTGAATAACAGTGAGAAATTTTCCCATGATTATTTAAGGCATGACAAGAAATTCCCCCATGTCTGGTGTCCGGGCTGCGGCAACGGTATAGTTCTCGGCTCTTTAATCCGCGCCATCGACAGCCTGGAAATGGCCAAGGATGATATCGTTCTGGCTTCGGGAATCGGCTGTTCCGGGAGATTGCCGGTGTATGTCGATTTCAACACCCTGCACACGACCCACGGCCGGGCCCTTACCTTTGCAACCGGTATTAAGCTTGCCAACCCTTCCCTCAACGTCATTGCGGTAATGGGTGACGGCGACGCCACCGCAATCGGCGGCAATCATTTCATTCATGCGGCAAGGCGAAACCTTGATCTTACCGCCATCATAATCAATAACCAGATCTACGGGATGACCGGCGGACAATATTCCCCGACAACACCTTACGGCAGCAAGGCCTCGACTGCTCTTTACGGCAATATCGAGCATGCCTTTTCCATTGCAGAACTTGCAGTTACTGCCGGCGCTTCTTTTGTTGCAAGAGGCACGGTATTTCACGTAAAGCTTCTTGATAAACTCATTGCCCAGGCAATCCGGAAAAAAGGCTTCAGCGTTATCGAGGTAATGTCCAACTGCCATGTCCAGTATGGCCGCAGGAACAATATGGGAGATCCGGTCACCATGATGAAGTGGCTACGGGACAGTGCAAAAAACATCAAGCCGGATGGCAGCATGGATTCTGAAAGCGAGGGCGGGTCTTTCACCATCGGCGTCCTTGCCGACCTGGAAAAACCTGATTATATCGAAGAATATGCCAGGATTCGTCAAAAGGCCAAGGAACTGAAACAGTGACCGAAAACAAAAAAACAAAAGAAGATCGCTATGAAATCCGCCTGAGCGGCTCAGGCGGCCAGGGAATTATTCTTGCTGCAGTGATTCTGGCCGAGGCCTTTGGAGTACATGACAACAAATACGTCTGCCAGACCCAGAGTTACGGCCCTGAAGCCAGAGGCGGCAAAAGCAAGGCCGAGGTCGTGGTCAGCGACCACCCCATTGACTACCCCAAGGCGATAAAACTCGATTTCCTCCTGGCCATGAACCAGGAATCATGTGATGCCTACTTCTTTGATTTCAAGCCCAACGGCATATTGCTGGTCGATTCCACCTTTGTAACCCAGATCCCCACCAGCCGTTCGGTTGCCATTCCTTTCACCCGGATCGCCAGAGACAAATTCAAAAAGGAAATTGTCGCCAATATGATTGCCCTGGGCGCAATAGGACAATTGTGCTCACTGATATCCCTGCCGAAACTTGAAAAAGCCGTTCTTGCAAGGGCGCCCGGCGACACCAAGGAATTAAATCGCAAGGCGCTTAAAGAGGGAATAAGGGCGGCAAAGAAAATTGATCTTGCTTCCCTGCCCCGATCGATAAATCCTGAGGAAGAGGAAGAAATATAAGCGGCCATAGAAGTCAACGACTATCGCCTGAAGTCGATAGCGTAAGGCACAAAGGCAGAAGGCACAAAGTGTAAAAATACAAGCACCAACCAGGTCGACTGTCACTTCGTGCCGTTACTTCTTCATATTGTATTTATTTATTCCCTTTTTACTCTGTTCCTTCTGCCTTTGTGCCTCTGTGCCTGTAACTCCTAATATATACATGCTCAAAACTGACAGTCTTAAGACGGTAGTTTTAACCTTGACTTGAGACTAATAAAAAATCCGTTTTACCGATATGGATATAATTACATGGGGTTAACAAAAGATCTCAGCTTCCAGGACTTTGAGGCTGATTTCAAGGTTTTTCACGAGCTGATGCCCAACAGGATCAGAAAGGTCCTGCTGGTTCTGAGCCTCTTTGATGCCTTCATCCTCGAAGAAGGAGGAAGCCTCACTTCCAAGATCGTCAGCGAATACCGCGGGCTCAACCTCAGCCATCCTCCCCGTCTGGTCCGGGTCCCATCCGGAAAAGAAGCCTTAAAAATACTCAAAACAACTGATTTTGACCTGGTCATCACCCTGCCCCAGGTGGATGACATGGATTATTTTACTCTGGGCAGAGAGATCAAAAAAATCAATCCGCATCTGCCGGTTATTCTTTTAACCCACAGCCTCAAGGGCATTTGCTCTGATCCTCGGGAACTTGCTGTAAACGGCATTGATAAAATGTTTCTCTGGTCTGTTGATCCAGATTTCCTCATGTCCCTTGTAAAAAATGTCGAGGACCACCTCAACGCGGCAGCCGACACCCGTACCGCCATGGTCCGGGTAATCATTCTGGTTGAGGATTCCCCCTATTACCGTTCCAGATTCCTGCCTTTCCTGTATAGGGAAATCGTCCAGCAGACCCAGGCGGTTCTTGACGAAAGCCTGAACCAGGAACACCGGTTATTGAAAATGCGGGCCAGGCCCAAAATCCTGGTTGCGGAAAACTATGAGGACGCAATCTCGCTCTATAACCGTTACCAGCCCTTTGTATTTGCAGTGCTTTCGGACGTGCGGTTCCCTAAAAAAAGCAAACTGACCGATAATACCGGCGTCTCCCTGCTCAGAAAAATCCGCCGTCAAACCCCTGACCTGCCGCTTCTGTTGCTCAGTTCCGAGCCTGGCAATAAACAACATGCCGCCCGGATCCCGGCAACCTTTATTGACAAGAACTCCCAGTCATTAAACGATGAGATTGAGGCTTTTTTTCTTGCGCATCTGGGATTTGGTGATTTCATCTTCCGCAACCCGGACGGAGTGGTTATCGGCAATGCGGCAAACCTCCATGCATTTGAAAATACCATCCGCATCCTGCCGGCTGAATCACTGAAATATCATGCCATGGGAAATCATTTTTCCCATTGGGTCATGGCCCGTTCCGAGATCGGCCTTGCGGCATTGCTCGATAAAAACCGGCTTTCCGCAATAGTTGACCTGGAGGAGCTGCGCCATGACATCGTCTCAAAAATTCACCTCCTGAGAAAATGCCGGCAACTTGGAGTTGTCGCGCCCTTTGATTCCAAGGATTTTGATCCGGCAATCATGGATTTCGTGACAATCGGCAAAGGTTCCCTGGGTGGCAAAGCCTTGGGCCTGGCATTCATGGCAGCCCAGTTTCGGAACAACCTGGAGCTGTTTGATAAATTTCCCGGTATCGCGATTAAGATCCCGCAAACCTGCGTGATCACCACTGACGGATTTGACGCCTTTGTCACTCACAACAGCTTGAATCTGCAAAAACTGCCGGATAAAGACCAGGACATCGCCGATCTCTTTCTGCAGGCCCAAATGCCTGAATGGCTGGAAAAAGAGCTCAGTGACTATCTGGCTCATATAAACACCCCATTATCTATCCGTTCCTCCAGCCTGCTTGAAGATGCGCAATACAAGCCATACGCCGGCCTCTTTGAAACATTCATGATCCCCAATAACCATGAGTATTTCAAGGTACGGCTGACGCACCTCCTGGCATCAGTCAAACTGGTGTTTGCATCTTCCTGCTTTGCAGGTCCACGGGCCTTTTCAAAGGCAGTTCAGACCACCGGC
The sequence above is a segment of the Pseudomonadota bacterium genome. Coding sequences within it:
- a CDS encoding 2-ketoglutarate oxidoreductase subunit delta; the protein is MTGKKQAGNKTENGPDDYWDIKTDLKNKKTKLFNQVIFRDWCKACGICIAFCPKEVFVRDNEGKPVAQKPADCIGCLFCELHCPDFAITIHERYPDRRRKNNGEK
- a CDS encoding 2-oxoacid:acceptor oxidoreductase subunit alpha; this encodes MAKNKSPEKVLLQGNEAIVEGALAAGCRFFAGYPITPASEISELMSVRLPQLDGTFIQMEDEIASMGAIIGASLAGVKSMTATSGPGFSLMQENLGFACITETPCVIVNVMRGGPSTGLATNPSQGDVMQARWGTHGDHPIIVLAVSSVRDCFDLTVIAFNLSEKYRVPVIILSDEIVAHTREILNIPAANTIAVVDRIHPNTPPEWFIPYEDNSRGVPPMASMGDGYRHHITGLIHDPKGFPTQNPKEIEAFLKRLFRKITTGFYEIQITKSILMEDAEIAVIAYGSVTRSAHRAVVKAREHNIKAGLIQLVTLFPFPKNAVDIILRQCRAALVPEMNVGQISREVKRVNSHGCHIVKLNRIDGQTITPDEIYAKLKDM
- a CDS encoding 2-oxoacid:ferredoxin oxidoreductase subunit beta, with the protein product MLNNSEKFSHDYLRHDKKFPHVWCPGCGNGIVLGSLIRAIDSLEMAKDDIVLASGIGCSGRLPVYVDFNTLHTTHGRALTFATGIKLANPSLNVIAVMGDGDATAIGGNHFIHAARRNLDLTAIIINNQIYGMTGGQYSPTTPYGSKASTALYGNIEHAFSIAELAVTAGASFVARGTVFHVKLLDKLIAQAIRKKGFSVIEVMSNCHVQYGRRNNMGDPVTMMKWLRDSAKNIKPDGSMDSESEGGSFTIGVLADLEKPDYIEEYARIRQKAKELKQ
- a CDS encoding 2-oxoacid:acceptor oxidoreductase family protein, which produces MRLSGSGGQGIILAAVILAEAFGVHDNKYVCQTQSYGPEARGGKSKAEVVVSDHPIDYPKAIKLDFLLAMNQESCDAYFFDFKPNGILLVDSTFVTQIPTSRSVAIPFTRIARDKFKKEIVANMIALGAIGQLCSLISLPKLEKAVLARAPGDTKELNRKALKEGIRAAKKIDLASLPRSINPEEEEEI
- a CDS encoding phosphoenolpyruvate synthase/pyruvate phosphate dikinase, translated to MGLTKDLSFQDFEADFKVFHELMPNRIRKVLLVLSLFDAFILEEGGSLTSKIVSEYRGLNLSHPPRLVRVPSGKEALKILKTTDFDLVITLPQVDDMDYFTLGREIKKINPHLPVILLTHSLKGICSDPRELAVNGIDKMFLWSVDPDFLMSLVKNVEDHLNAAADTRTAMVRVIILVEDSPYYRSRFLPFLYREIVQQTQAVLDESLNQEHRLLKMRARPKILVAENYEDAISLYNRYQPFVFAVLSDVRFPKKSKLTDNTGVSLLRKIRRQTPDLPLLLLSSEPGNKQHAARIPATFIDKNSQSLNDEIEAFFLAHLGFGDFIFRNPDGVVIGNAANLHAFENTIRILPAESLKYHAMGNHFSHWVMARSEIGLAALLDKNRLSAIVDLEELRHDIVSKIHLLRKCRQLGVVAPFDSKDFDPAIMDFVTIGKGSLGGKALGLAFMAAQFRNNLELFDKFPGIAIKIPQTCVITTDGFDAFVTHNSLNLQKLPDKDQDIADLFLQAQMPEWLEKELSDYLAHINTPLSIRSSSLLEDAQYKPYAGLFETFMIPNNHEYFKVRLTHLLASVKLVFASSCFAGPRAFSKAVQTTGRESMAVIIQHLVGSHHGEYYYPAISGVAQSHNYYPFGNVQPEEGTAMIALGFGKTVVEGEKSLRFTPKYQKILPQFSTVEDMLNYSQRYFYALRIKDYPESLKFSKNSNLEKRELADAEQEFPVQRLCSTYFPEENRIRDSFNPGPKVLTFANVLKHGIFPLPEILIELLAIGRKGMGCPVEIEFSADLSEKDHSGDFFFLQIRPMVAGNERLKVEITEEEIQKAFCYSQESMGFAHDRKISEIVYVKPDSFDPAQTRRIADEIKKINALLSKDNQPYLLIGPGRWGSADPWLGIPVQWQDISGVGAMIELRNEQLKADPSQGSHFFHNITSLGIPYITVTEGKDILDWQWLSSIPVIEETRYLRHVCLKKPFTLKVDGAGTRQCVMITDRE